A stretch of the Rosa rugosa chromosome 5, drRosRugo1.1, whole genome shotgun sequence genome encodes the following:
- the LOC133711141 gene encoding KRR1 small subunit processome component homolog: MLEIMKSSLKALEILTGCYILIQGNTVASMGSFKGLKTVRRIVEDCIENKMHPIFHIKILMVRKELEKDPTLAQENWDRFLPKFMKKNVNQPKPKQSKKKKPEYTPIPPPQPPSKVDIQLATGEYFLSDKVKSEKKWKEQQERQAGKTAENKRKREAAFVPPEEPAIQHNKSDDGNKDVAALATSLKKKAREYGNQKLIENVNPEAYLAGSGVPSKKKSKKSKGSKS; this comes from the exons ATGCTGGAGATTATG AAGTCCAGTTTAA AGGCCCTGGAAATACTGACAGGCTGTTATATTCTGATACAA GGAAACACTGTTGCTTCAATGGGTTCATTTAAAGGATTAAAGACAGTTAGGAGGATTGTGGAAGActgcattgagaataaaatgcATCCGATATTTCATATCAAG ATTCTCATGGTGAGGAAAGAACTTGAAAAGGATCCAACACTTGCACAGGAGAACTGGGACAGATTTCTTCCAAAGTTCATGAA gAAAAATGTTAATCAACCCAAACCTAAGCAAAGTAAAAAGAAGAAGCCAGAATATACACCCATACCACCTCCTCAACCACCAAGCAAG GTTGACATACAATTGGCAACTGGAGAATACTTTCTGAGTGACAAAGTAAAATCGGAAAAGAAGTGGAAAGAGCAGCAGGAGAGACAAGCTGGAAAAACAGCAGAAAATAAGCGAAAAAGAGAAGCTGCTTTTGTTCCTCCAGAG GAGCCTGCAATACAGCATAACAAATCAGATGACGGTAACAAAGATGTTGCTGCCCTGGCCACGTCTCTGAAG AAAAAAGCAAGAGAGTACGGaaatcaaaagttgattgaGAACGTAAATCCAGAAGCATATCTTGCAGGATCTGGAGTACCTTCAAAAAAGAAATCCAAGAAATCCAAGGGCTCAAAATCTTAG
- the LOC133710886 gene encoding aluminum-activated malate transporter 9-like isoform X2, translated as MEKPLFVSFKEDEYERESSRNMCCFSFLGQKVVKFGEDVLDFALKAWEMGRSDPRKVIFAIKMGLALSIVSLLIFWKESFHDIDIGGTFIKGFNRGLGTLVAGILAFCFAELSLLAGNLEEVVIVISVFIVGFFASYLKLYPTMKPYEYGFRVFVLTYCILMVAGNRTREYKEAVTTRLVLIAVGAAVCLFVNICICPIWSGEDLHNLVVKNFKEVATSLEGCVNGYLKFVEYERTPSKILTHQASDDPLYKGYRSVMESKSQEETLLGFAIWEPPHGRYRMLNYPWKNYVKVSSALRHCAFMVMALHGCLLSEIQAPAEKRLVFRTELLRVGAEGAKVLRELGKKIEKMEKLGPGDILKDVHEAAENLQKSIDHRSYILVNSESWEIGRRPREQEDAENVSDSKDSEDMNLGFKSLSETVLDLGSVSAAWTPSATQGASSECVFRNQPSWPLRLPFDGAGVSKEENCRTYESASALSLATFASLLIEFVARLQNVVDSLEELGEKAKFRELILNTPPTTKKSWICCFI; from the exons ATGGAAAAGCCGCTTTTTGTGAGCTTCAAAGAGGACGAGTATGAAAGAGAGAGCAGCAGAAATATGTGCTGTTTCAGTTTCTTGGGCCAAAAGGTAGTCAAGTTTGGGGAAGATGTACTTGATTTTGCTCTCAAAGCTTGGGAAATGGGTCGCTCCGATCCCAGAAAAGTCATCTTTGCCATCAAAATGGGACTGGCGTTGTCCATTGTTTCCTTGCTCATATTCTGGAAAGAATCATTCCACGATATCGATATTG GAGGGACTTTCATCAAAGGATTTAATCGCGGGCTAGGAACATTGGTTGCTGGAATCCTTGCTTTCTGCTTCGCCGAGCTATCTCTGCTGGCTGGAAATCTGGAGGAAGTTGTTATTGTCATAAGCGTTTTTATAGTTG GATTTTTTGCATCTTACTTGAAGCTGTACCCAACAATGAAACCCTACGAATATGgctttcgagtttttgtgttgacaTACTGCATTCTTATGGTTGCTGGGAATAGAACAAGGGAATATAAGGAGGCTGTCACGACTCGTTTAGTGCTTATTGCAGTGGGTGCTgctgtgtgtttgtttgttaacATATGCATATGCCCAATATGGTCAGGAGAGGATCTGCATAACTTGGTGGTCAAAAATTTCAAGGAAGTTGCTACTTCATTAGAAG GGTGTGTTAATGGTTACCTGAAATTCGTTGAATATGAGAGGACCCCATCGAAAATTCTCACACACCAAGCTTCAGATGATCCATTGTACAAGGGCTATAGATCAGTGATGGAGTCTAAAAGCCAAGAAGAAACTCTG TTGGGGTTTGCAATCTGGGAACCACCTCATGGCCGATATAGAATGTTGAATTATCCTTGGAAAAACTATGTCAAAGTGAGCAGTGCATTGAGGCATTGTGCATTCATGGTCATGGCACTACATGGATGTCTTCTTTCTGAAATACAG GCCCCAGCGGAAAAGAGACTGGTCTTTCGTACGGAGCTCCTGCGGGTCGGAGCAGAAGGTGCAAAAGTTTTGAGAGAGCTTGGGAAAAAGATCGAGAAGATGGAAAAGTTAGGCCCCGGAGACATACTGAAAGATGTTCATGAGGCAGCAGAGAACTTGCAGAAGAGTATAGACCATAGATCATACATACTGGTCAATTCAGAGAGTTGGGAAATTGGAAGACGACCTAGAGAACAAGAAGATGCTGAAAATGTTTCAGATTCTAAGGACAGTGAAGATATGAATTTAGGATTTAAGTCCTTGAGTGAAACTGTGCTTGACCTGGGGTCAGTTTCTGCAGCATGGACACCTTCTGCAACACAAGGTGCTTCCTCAGAATGCGTGTTTAGGAATCAACCATCTTGGCCACTGCGACTCCCATTTGATGGTGCTGGAGTCAGCAAGGAAGAGAATTGCAGAACATATGAAAGTGCAAGCGCCTTGTCCTTGGCCACATTTGCTTCGCTTCTGATTGAATTTGTTGCGAGGCTTCAAAATGTGGTTGATTCGCTTGAAGAACTTGGTGAGAAAGCAAAGTTTAGGGAGCTGATTCTCAACACACCGCCTACAACGAAGAAATCTTGGATTTGTTGTTTCATTTGA
- the LOC133710886 gene encoding aluminum-activated malate transporter 9-like isoform X1 — protein sequence MEKPLFVSFKEDEYERESSRNMCCFSFLGQKVVKFGEDVLDFALKAWEMGRSDPRKVIFAIKMGLALSIVSLLIFWKESFHDIDIGQYSIWAILTVIVMFEFSIGGTFIKGFNRGLGTLVAGILAFCFAELSLLAGNLEEVVIVISVFIVGFFASYLKLYPTMKPYEYGFRVFVLTYCILMVAGNRTREYKEAVTTRLVLIAVGAAVCLFVNICICPIWSGEDLHNLVVKNFKEVATSLEGCVNGYLKFVEYERTPSKILTHQASDDPLYKGYRSVMESKSQEETLLGFAIWEPPHGRYRMLNYPWKNYVKVSSALRHCAFMVMALHGCLLSEIQAPAEKRLVFRTELLRVGAEGAKVLRELGKKIEKMEKLGPGDILKDVHEAAENLQKSIDHRSYILVNSESWEIGRRPREQEDAENVSDSKDSEDMNLGFKSLSETVLDLGSVSAAWTPSATQGASSECVFRNQPSWPLRLPFDGAGVSKEENCRTYESASALSLATFASLLIEFVARLQNVVDSLEELGEKAKFRELILNTPPTTKKSWICCFI from the exons ATGGAAAAGCCGCTTTTTGTGAGCTTCAAAGAGGACGAGTATGAAAGAGAGAGCAGCAGAAATATGTGCTGTTTCAGTTTCTTGGGCCAAAAGGTAGTCAAGTTTGGGGAAGATGTACTTGATTTTGCTCTCAAAGCTTGGGAAATGGGTCGCTCCGATCCCAGAAAAGTCATCTTTGCCATCAAAATGGGACTGGCGTTGTCCATTGTTTCCTTGCTCATATTCTGGAAAGAATCATTCCACGATATCGATATTGGTCAGTACTCGATCTGGGCTATCCTCACTGTCATTGTCATGTTCGAATTCAGCATAG GAGGGACTTTCATCAAAGGATTTAATCGCGGGCTAGGAACATTGGTTGCTGGAATCCTTGCTTTCTGCTTCGCCGAGCTATCTCTGCTGGCTGGAAATCTGGAGGAAGTTGTTATTGTCATAAGCGTTTTTATAGTTG GATTTTTTGCATCTTACTTGAAGCTGTACCCAACAATGAAACCCTACGAATATGgctttcgagtttttgtgttgacaTACTGCATTCTTATGGTTGCTGGGAATAGAACAAGGGAATATAAGGAGGCTGTCACGACTCGTTTAGTGCTTATTGCAGTGGGTGCTgctgtgtgtttgtttgttaacATATGCATATGCCCAATATGGTCAGGAGAGGATCTGCATAACTTGGTGGTCAAAAATTTCAAGGAAGTTGCTACTTCATTAGAAG GGTGTGTTAATGGTTACCTGAAATTCGTTGAATATGAGAGGACCCCATCGAAAATTCTCACACACCAAGCTTCAGATGATCCATTGTACAAGGGCTATAGATCAGTGATGGAGTCTAAAAGCCAAGAAGAAACTCTG TTGGGGTTTGCAATCTGGGAACCACCTCATGGCCGATATAGAATGTTGAATTATCCTTGGAAAAACTATGTCAAAGTGAGCAGTGCATTGAGGCATTGTGCATTCATGGTCATGGCACTACATGGATGTCTTCTTTCTGAAATACAG GCCCCAGCGGAAAAGAGACTGGTCTTTCGTACGGAGCTCCTGCGGGTCGGAGCAGAAGGTGCAAAAGTTTTGAGAGAGCTTGGGAAAAAGATCGAGAAGATGGAAAAGTTAGGCCCCGGAGACATACTGAAAGATGTTCATGAGGCAGCAGAGAACTTGCAGAAGAGTATAGACCATAGATCATACATACTGGTCAATTCAGAGAGTTGGGAAATTGGAAGACGACCTAGAGAACAAGAAGATGCTGAAAATGTTTCAGATTCTAAGGACAGTGAAGATATGAATTTAGGATTTAAGTCCTTGAGTGAAACTGTGCTTGACCTGGGGTCAGTTTCTGCAGCATGGACACCTTCTGCAACACAAGGTGCTTCCTCAGAATGCGTGTTTAGGAATCAACCATCTTGGCCACTGCGACTCCCATTTGATGGTGCTGGAGTCAGCAAGGAAGAGAATTGCAGAACATATGAAAGTGCAAGCGCCTTGTCCTTGGCCACATTTGCTTCGCTTCTGATTGAATTTGTTGCGAGGCTTCAAAATGTGGTTGATTCGCTTGAAGAACTTGGTGAGAAAGCAAAGTTTAGGGAGCTGATTCTCAACACACCGCCTACAACGAAGAAATCTTGGATTTGTTGTTTCATTTGA